A genomic stretch from Aedes albopictus strain Foshan chromosome 2, AalbF5, whole genome shotgun sequence includes:
- the LOC109414216 gene encoding uncharacterized protein LOC109414216, whose amino-acid sequence MNNSGGFVKAYSNNWLSQFGIYKYETPVEVPKKPPSHQHRRIALYGILGMAFVLFFILFVIINKSEADRRNGLIVASFSNETSIGHTVLTTPFSSNGTLVVGGANGTEMDVEFNNAIAEARKQRRTRRLGLDNPAAEFNDNLVLYPSEYMKPPRLGSMRRFSEDYSLADSYMLVKNDRPRPFGFETSPVNPIGFGKQNLSQLTEEAPKPPTNYGMVHNIQDVLNQLSSTRVQHYKFTPNHLQQPSEFNNPHYRNHRVKFSGIYRHPRKNGDITTLFGASSKQHELRVSKPLDINSQLSVPSGYMPDSLYNFRPANPSDINLLAVDQFRFAPEKNFNEDDPLPKGMPFSIMLDVLPMADGSLHFKRPYKRRPAKNYANTNFPYNFNNQNFAQVQNAVFNQQSPEEDSYFRSSSSYYRPQQQRYIPTMKPGKLMVHLNLYPKKPAEASRKFELEKSALDINHLQLNVGETLPDPESHLVDPSTTTPVPDFLEMLYGVKSLPPIVTTTTSSPSTTKKSTILSPVPVSDGQNPSEVFTNGHAAMGRYPPYRMVKKRHEELDPRTLEQVQTQSTKLNLVSFDAKDAV is encoded by the coding sequence ATATGAAACCCCCGTGGAGGTGCCCAAGAAGCCGCCCAGCCACCAACACCGCCGGATTGCCTTGTACGGCATCCTGGGTATGGCCTTCGTTCTGTTCTTCATCCTGTTCGTGATCATTAACAAATCGGAAGCGGATCGTCGCAACGGGCTGATTGTTGCCAGTTTCTCCAATGAAACCAGTATCGGACATACCGTGCTGACGACCCCGTTTTCTTCTAATGGAACTCTGGTGGTAGGTGGAGCAAACGGGACCGAGATGGATGTGGAATTCAATAATGCGATCGCTGAGGCGAGGAAGCAAAGGAGAACGCGGAGGTTGGGTTTGGACAATCCTGCGGCTGAGTTCAACGATAACTTGGTGCTGTATCCGAGCGAGTACATGAAGCCTCCCAGGTTGGGAAGTATGCGAAGATTCTCCGAGGATTATTCACTAGCGGATAGCTATATGCTGGTCAAAAATGATAGACCGAGACCGTTTGGATTTGAAACAAGTCCAGTGAATCCcattggtttcggcaagcagaaCTTGTCACAGCTGACAGAGGAGGCTCCAAAACCCCCGACAAATTATGGAATGGTGCACAACATTCAAGATGTTCTGAATCAATTGTCCTCCACAAGAGTACAACATTACAAGTTTACCCCCAACCACTTACAGCAACCTTCAGAGTTTAACAATCCCCATTACAGGAACCATCGAGTCAAATTCTCCGGTATTTACAGACACCCACGTAAGAATGGAGACATAACGACTTTGTTTGGTGCTTCTTCCAAGCAACATGAACTTCGTGTCTCGAAACCACTGGATATAAACAGCCAACTCTCGGTTCCTAGCGGTTACATGCCGGACTCTTTGTATAACTTTAGACCCGCCAATCCGAGTGATATTAATCTATTGGCAGTCGACCAGTTTAGGTTTGCTCCGGAGAAAAACTTCAATGAGGACGATCCACTTCCCAAAGGAATGccattttcaataatgttggaCGTTCTTCCGATGGCAGATGGTAGTCTACATTTCAAACGCCCTTATAAAAGGAGACCCGCCAAGAATTACGCCAATACCAATTTCCCCTACAATTTCAACAATCAGAACTTTGCTCAAGTGCAAAATGCAGTCTTCAATCAACAGTCACCCGAAGAAGATTCCTACTTCCGAAGTTCATCGTCGTACTATCGTCCTCAGCAGCAGAGATACATCCCCACAATGAAACCCGGCAAGCTTATGGTACACCTCAACCTGTATCCGAAGAAACCCGCCGAAGCTAGTAGAAAGTTCGAACTCGAAAAATCTGCGCTAGACATAAACCATCTGCAGCTGAACGTTGGGGAAACCCTACCGGACCCGGAAAgtcacttggtcgacccatccaCGACAACGCCCGTTCCGGATTTCCTGGAAATGCTGTACGGTGTCAAATCGTTACCACCGATCGTCACCACTACCACATCGAGTCCTTCCACAACCAAAAAGAGCACAATTCTCAGCCCGGTTCCGGTTTCCGATGGTCAGAATCCAAGCGAAGTTTTTACAAACGGACACGCGGCAATGGGACGCTATCCACCGTATCGGATGGTGAAGAAACGGCACGAGGAGCTCGATCCTAGAACTTTGGAGCAGGTGCAAACCCAATCGACTAAACTGAACTTGGTGAGCTTCGACGCGAAGGATGCCGTTTGA